Proteins encoded together in one Rana temporaria chromosome 6, aRanTem1.1, whole genome shotgun sequence window:
- the LOC120944459 gene encoding solute carrier family 15 member 2-like, whose translation MSGSAKYVQHQHQLLAFSISHVNFSNQVDDTKKEIKAYKVEDIDANSVHVAWQIPQYFLLSAGEVMFSVTGLDFSYAQAPASMKSVLQAGWLLTVAFGNVIVLIVAEAGSMEQWAEFILFGALLVAVSIIFSIMGYFFVPVDPNDLKEDDDADDMKKPIPDFYETGIDNVEEKKTKI comes from the exons ATGagtgggagcgccaaatacgtccagc ATCAGCATCAGCTGTTGGCTTTTTCCATCTCACATGTGAACTTTTCTAACCAGGTGGATGACaccaagaaagaaataaaagccTACAAGGTGGAGGACATCGATGCAAACAGCGTGCACGTGGCGTGGCAGATCCCGCAATACTTCCTGCTGAGCGCCGGAGAGGTCATGTTCTCAGTCACCGGCTTGGACTTCTCCTATGCCCAG GCTCCAGCCAGTATGAAGTCCGTCCTCCAGGCCGGGTGGCTGCTCACTGTGGCTTTCGGCAACGTCATCGTGCTGATTGTGGCCGAGGCCGGATCCATGGAACAG TGGGCGGAGTTTATCCTGTTTGGCGCCCTCCTGGTCGCCGTCTCCATCATCTTCTCCATCATGGGATACTTCTTCGTTCCGGTGGATCCCAACGACCTGAAAGAAGACGACGACGCGGACGATATGAAGAAGCCAATCCCCGACTTCTATGAGACCGGAATAGACAAcgtggaggagaagaagacgAAGATCTAA